One region of Epilithonimonas zeae genomic DNA includes:
- a CDS encoding Crp/Fnr family transcriptional regulator, with the protein MSDKLRQHIEEITPITDREFAYLLSHFSVKKLKKHQFLIQQGDLVRNDHFVVSGLLKAYHTNPDDGKEHILQFAWENWWITDFQAYFNQTNSTLNIDCIEDVEVLSISLENREKICAELHKIEHFFRKKSNFGYIALQQRILSLLTHSAKERYEQMLSNYPSLFQRVPKSLIASYLGVSRETLSRLSK; encoded by the coding sequence ATGAGCGACAAATTAAGACAACATATCGAAGAAATCACACCGATTACGGATAGAGAATTCGCTTATTTGCTGTCTCATTTTTCTGTCAAAAAACTTAAAAAACATCAGTTTCTGATTCAGCAAGGCGACCTTGTCAGAAACGACCATTTTGTAGTTTCAGGTTTATTGAAAGCTTATCATACCAATCCTGATGATGGCAAAGAACACATTCTTCAGTTTGCTTGGGAAAACTGGTGGATCACAGATTTCCAGGCTTATTTCAATCAAACTAATTCAACCTTGAACATCGATTGTATAGAAGATGTCGAAGTACTTTCTATTTCGTTGGAAAACCGTGAAAAAATCTGTGCTGAGCTTCATAAGATTGAACATTTTTTCAGAAAAAAATCAAACTTCGGTTACATTGCACTTCAGCAAAGAATCCTTTCACTTTTAACTCATAGCGCAAAAGAACGTTATGAGCAGATGCTTAGCAACTACCCTTCTCTTTTTCAACGCGTTCCCAAATCTCTTATTGCTTCTTACCTTGGTGTTTCCAGAGAGACACTCAGCAGATTGTCAAAATAA
- a CDS encoding carboxymuconolactone decarboxylase family protein, with protein MEKRINISKTDSQAYKAMLGLEGYLAQSEISKTIKELIKIRASQINGCAYCLDMHTKDAIKYGETAERIFLVSAWHEAEKFFTEEEKVALKMTEEITLISQNGLSEETYQKAKAVFSEKQIAEVIMAIVTINSWNRIALSTRLEIGE; from the coding sequence ATGGAAAAACGCATCAACATCAGCAAAACAGATTCTCAGGCTTACAAAGCAATGTTAGGATTGGAAGGTTATCTGGCACAATCAGAAATCTCAAAAACGATTAAAGAACTTATCAAGATCAGAGCTTCGCAAATCAATGGCTGTGCTTACTGTCTGGATATGCATACTAAAGACGCTATCAAATATGGTGAAACAGCTGAAAGAATTTTCCTGGTAAGCGCCTGGCACGAAGCGGAAAAATTCTTCACAGAAGAAGAGAAAGTTGCTCTTAAAATGACAGAAGAAATCACACTAATCAGCCAGAATGGCCTTAGCGAGGAAACTTATCAAAAAGCAAAAGCTGTCTTTTCTGAAAAGCAAATTGCAGAGGTAATTATGGCGATTGTAACCATCAATTCCTGGAACAGAATCGCTTTGAGTACAAGATTAGAAATAGGAGAATAA
- a CDS encoding monovalent cation:proton antiporter-2 (CPA2) family protein, giving the protein MQGSIAMTILIFLGAAIIMVPLGKKLGLSSVIGYILGGILIGPFCLQLTGRDAEDIMHASELGVIMLLFLVGLELEPQKLWQIRKRILGLGLSQMLLSIVGIFMVFYIAGFGLKTSFIISLCFAMSSTAIVLQTLKEKNLFRTVSGESSFSILLFQDIAVIPILALLPFLSKSKRALEQADHEKILLQYLPEWLQPFTVIFAVLALILLGRYIFTPFLRFVSRSGLNELLTAASLFLVIGVSELMISVDLSPALGAFIAGVMLANSEFRHELESAIDPFKGLLLAVFFVSVGATINFDIIVSKPFFIFSAAFIVLAVKAVVLFGIGKYYKMNNEQSFFLAFALSQVGEFAFVLVNFAASLYLIDYQANSELMAIVAITMCISPLLLIFKEKVLDKRFIKQKNEENIELGIIKQRKVIIVGFGFFGSTVGRLLKANGIRSTVLDNDPDRVALLRSNGFNVYYGDATKPALLRSAGIEEAELLVLCLDDPEKNKFLVDYVKENYPDVKIFVRAKNRLDAYDFLNKNVNHIYRETLGTAVDMAVDILQENGMRKYTARRMGKRFMLIDKAMTKRLAKEKDKDMITFTLRESLEREAELLALDSISFEENHWSGDEDDDDK; this is encoded by the coding sequence ATGCAAGGTTCCATTGCGATGACAATTCTGATTTTTCTTGGTGCGGCCATTATTATGGTTCCGTTAGGAAAGAAACTTGGATTGAGTTCCGTCATTGGATATATTCTTGGCGGGATTTTGATTGGCCCGTTTTGTTTACAATTGACAGGTCGAGATGCGGAAGATATTATGCACGCATCGGAATTAGGCGTGATTATGCTGTTGTTCTTAGTCGGTTTGGAGCTGGAGCCTCAAAAACTTTGGCAAATCAGAAAACGGATTCTCGGACTTGGTTTGAGTCAAATGTTACTGAGTATTGTAGGGATTTTTATGGTATTTTACATTGCAGGATTTGGATTGAAAACATCATTTATTATTTCACTCTGTTTTGCAATGTCGTCCACAGCAATTGTGTTGCAGACTTTGAAAGAAAAAAACCTTTTCCGAACCGTCAGTGGGGAATCTTCTTTTTCCATTTTATTATTTCAGGATATTGCCGTCATTCCGATTTTGGCACTATTACCATTTTTATCAAAGTCCAAAAGAGCATTAGAACAGGCTGACCACGAAAAAATATTACTACAATATTTACCAGAATGGTTGCAACCTTTTACCGTGATTTTCGCCGTTTTAGCTTTGATATTATTAGGGCGATATATTTTCACGCCGTTTCTAAGATTTGTATCAAGGTCAGGATTGAATGAGTTATTGACCGCAGCTTCATTATTCTTAGTAATAGGTGTTTCTGAGTTGATGATTTCGGTTGATTTAAGTCCTGCGCTTGGTGCATTTATCGCTGGTGTAATGTTAGCTAACAGTGAATTCCGACACGAATTGGAAAGTGCCATCGACCCATTCAAAGGATTGTTACTGGCTGTGTTTTTCGTAAGTGTTGGCGCAACGATAAACTTTGATATTATTGTTTCCAAGCCTTTCTTTATATTTTCTGCTGCGTTTATCGTTTTGGCAGTTAAAGCGGTCGTTCTTTTTGGAATCGGGAAATATTACAAGATGAATAATGAGCAGAGTTTTTTCCTGGCTTTTGCATTGTCTCAGGTTGGAGAATTTGCATTCGTTTTGGTCAATTTTGCCGCGAGTTTATATTTGATTGATTATCAGGCTAACTCAGAATTAATGGCGATTGTTGCAATTACGATGTGTATTTCGCCATTACTTTTGATATTCAAAGAAAAAGTTCTCGATAAGAGATTCATCAAACAAAAAAATGAAGAAAATATAGAACTTGGAATTATCAAACAACGTAAAGTTATCATTGTTGGATTCGGATTTTTCGGAAGTACAGTTGGTCGACTTTTGAAAGCCAACGGAATTCGCTCTACGGTTTTGGACAATGACCCGGATAGGGTGGCGCTATTAAGATCAAATGGCTTTAATGTTTATTACGGCGATGCTACAAAACCAGCTTTGTTGCGTTCGGCAGGAATCGAGGAAGCTGAGCTTCTTGTGCTTTGTCTGGATGACCCGGAGAAGAATAAATTTCTGGTAGATTATGTCAAAGAAAATTATCCTGATGTCAAAATTTTTGTAAGAGCTAAAAACCGTTTGGACGCTTATGATTTCCTCAATAAAAATGTCAATCATATCTATCGTGAAACTTTGGGAACAGCGGTTGATATGGCAGTCGATATCCTCCAGGAAAATGGGATGCGAAAATATACCGCCAGAAGAATGGGCAAACGTTTTATGTTAATTGACAAAGCTATGACCAAACGTTTGGCAAAAGAAAAAGACAAGGATATGATTACCTTCACCCTTCGCGAATCCCTTGAACGTGAAGCCGAATTGCTGGCTCTGGATAGTATTTCTTTTGAAGAAAATCATTGGAGCGGTGATGAAGATGATGACGATAAATAA
- a CDS encoding M3 family metallopeptidase, whose amino-acid sequence MTINAQQKKASATTQKSMNNNPFLKKSPLQYQAPEFDKIKDEHFKPAFEQGLKEQLANIDKIVNNKAVPTFENTVLALENSGETLGRATILFYNLTSSNTNDQLQKLEEEYAPIFASHSDKINLNEKLYKRLKAVKTDKLDAESKRLTEFYLTNFEIAGANLSAENKEKLKEINQQLATLATQFSNKLLEARKKGAVLISDVKELDGLSADEIAAAATDAEQAGQKGKYLLALQNTTQQPLLQNLKNRATREKLFKASWTRAEKGDENDTRETVEKLAKLRLQKAQLFGKKNFAEWSLQDQMAKTPEAAMGLLTQLAKPAVETANREAKEIQEVIDAQKGGFKVEPWDWNFYSEQVRKAKYDLDENEIKPYFEVTTVLEKGVFYAAEQFYGITFKERKDLPVYHPDVVAYEVFDRDGKSLALYYLDFYTRSNKSGGAWMNNFVPQSHLLGQKPVIVNVFNYQKPAPGKPSLISYDDVETMFHEFGHTLHGLFADQKYASISGANTPRDFVEFPSQINEHFALEPEILKNYALHYQTKQPMPQTLIDKIKKASNFNQGYATTELVAAATLDMNWHTVTSDSQLIPVLDFEKQALSKYGLLVPQVPPRYHTPYFAHIWGGGYSAGYYAYLWSETLDSDAWEWIKANGRIKRENGDRFRKYILSVGNSVDLNKAFEEFTGHKADIKPLLRSRGFIK is encoded by the coding sequence ATGACGATAAATGCTCAGCAGAAAAAAGCTTCTGCAACCACACAAAAATCTATGAACAACAATCCTTTTCTTAAAAAAAGTCCGTTGCAGTACCAAGCTCCGGAATTCGATAAAATAAAAGATGAACACTTCAAGCCAGCTTTCGAACAGGGTTTGAAAGAGCAATTGGCAAACATCGATAAAATCGTTAATAACAAAGCGGTTCCAACTTTTGAGAATACGGTTCTGGCTTTGGAAAACAGTGGCGAAACGCTTGGCCGGGCGACAATTCTTTTTTATAATTTGACAAGTTCCAACACCAATGACCAGCTTCAAAAATTAGAAGAGGAATATGCGCCGATTTTCGCTTCCCATTCGGATAAAATTAATTTGAATGAGAAACTTTACAAAAGATTAAAAGCCGTTAAAACGGATAAACTGGATGCAGAAAGCAAAAGGTTGACAGAGTTTTATTTGACTAATTTCGAAATTGCAGGCGCAAATCTTTCTGCTGAAAATAAAGAAAAGCTAAAGGAAATCAATCAACAATTGGCAACTTTAGCCACTCAATTCAGTAACAAATTGTTGGAAGCTAGAAAAAAAGGAGCTGTTTTGATTTCTGATGTCAAAGAATTAGACGGACTTTCTGCTGACGAAATCGCGGCTGCGGCAACCGATGCGGAACAAGCCGGACAAAAAGGAAAATACCTTCTGGCTTTACAAAATACAACGCAACAACCACTTTTGCAGAATCTGAAAAACAGAGCTACAAGAGAAAAACTCTTCAAAGCATCCTGGACAAGAGCTGAAAAAGGCGACGAAAATGATACAAGAGAAACGGTTGAGAAATTAGCAAAGTTAAGATTACAGAAAGCTCAACTTTTCGGGAAGAAGAACTTCGCTGAATGGAGTTTGCAAGACCAAATGGCAAAAACGCCGGAAGCGGCAATGGGATTGTTGACACAATTGGCAAAACCTGCTGTGGAAACGGCTAATCGTGAAGCTAAAGAAATTCAGGAAGTGATTGATGCGCAGAAAGGCGGTTTCAAAGTTGAACCTTGGGACTGGAATTTCTATTCTGAGCAAGTTAGAAAAGCCAAATATGACCTTGATGAAAACGAGATCAAACCTTACTTCGAAGTAACAACGGTTTTGGAAAAAGGTGTTTTCTATGCAGCTGAACAATTCTACGGCATCACTTTCAAAGAAAGAAAAGACCTTCCGGTTTATCATCCGGATGTGGTGGCTTACGAAGTTTTCGACAGAGACGGGAAATCTTTGGCGCTTTATTATTTGGATTTCTATACAAGAAGCAACAAAAGTGGTGGCGCTTGGATGAACAATTTCGTTCCTCAATCTCATCTTTTAGGTCAGAAACCAGTGATTGTAAATGTTTTCAATTATCAAAAACCAGCGCCGGGAAAGCCTTCTTTGATTTCTTATGACGATGTAGAAACTATGTTCCACGAGTTTGGTCATACGTTGCATGGTTTATTTGCGGACCAAAAATATGCATCCATTTCTGGAGCGAATACGCCAAGAGATTTCGTGGAATTCCCATCTCAAATCAATGAGCATTTTGCTTTGGAGCCGGAGATTTTGAAAAATTATGCTTTGCATTATCAGACCAAACAGCCGATGCCACAGACTTTGATTGATAAGATTAAAAAAGCATCTAACTTCAATCAGGGTTATGCAACGACTGAGTTAGTGGCTGCTGCGACATTGGATATGAATTGGCACACTGTGACTTCCGACAGCCAGTTGATTCCGGTTTTGGATTTTGAAAAACAAGCGTTGTCTAAATATGGATTATTAGTTCCACAAGTTCCGCCAAGATACCATACGCCTTACTTTGCACACATTTGGGGCGGCGGATATTCAGCAGGTTATTACGCTTACCTTTGGTCAGAGACTTTGGATTCTGATGCTTGGGAATGGATAAAAGCCAATGGCAGAATCAAGAGAGAGAACGGTGACAGATTCAGAAAATATATTCTTTCCGTCGGCAACAGTGTAGATTTGAACAAAGCTTTTGAAGAATTTACAGGTCATAAAGCGGATATCAAACCTTTGTTGAGAAGTAGAGGTTTTATCAAATAA
- a CDS encoding phytanoyl-CoA dioxygenase family protein: MISLIKNSKLSYAFFNVFNKKKLEHNIPLYKKYKINKAYFAPISSKDFKGIEDQFIRKENPQAIPETTFYKNQTPENQQSLIHFFDKGYSVIRNFITKEQADQVNAEIQSLLDNKQIEFKYGNKLMFALHKSKIIKDIGLEKSLLELLDVLLDGKTKLFQSINFINGSQQKTHSDSIHMTTFPLGGLIGVWVALEDVSADQGALHYYPGSHKLPYYMNSDYDNEGNFFMLGKKGYKGYEVMLEEKVKELNLQKEVFDCKKGDMLIWHANILHGGEPHTNKDKTRKSMVFHFFDENSVCYHEITQRPALFEN; this comes from the coding sequence ATGATTTCACTCATCAAAAACAGCAAATTAAGTTACGCTTTTTTTAATGTTTTCAATAAAAAAAAATTAGAACATAATATTCCGCTTTACAAGAAATATAAAATCAATAAAGCCTATTTTGCACCCATTTCCAGCAAAGATTTTAAAGGTATTGAAGATCAGTTCATTCGTAAAGAAAATCCGCAGGCTATACCAGAAACCACTTTTTATAAAAATCAAACCCCGGAAAATCAGCAAAGTCTGATTCATTTTTTTGATAAAGGTTATAGTGTTATCAGAAATTTTATTACAAAAGAACAGGCGGATCAAGTTAATGCAGAGATTCAGTCTTTGTTAGATAACAAGCAAATTGAGTTCAAATATGGTAACAAACTGATGTTCGCATTACATAAATCAAAGATTATTAAGGATATCGGTTTGGAAAAATCGTTATTAGAGTTGTTGGATGTATTGTTGGACGGAAAAACAAAGTTGTTCCAGAGTATCAATTTCATTAACGGCAGTCAGCAGAAAACACATTCCGACAGCATTCATATGACCACTTTCCCTTTAGGTGGACTGATTGGTGTTTGGGTGGCTTTAGAAGATGTGAGTGCAGATCAGGGTGCGCTTCATTATTATCCTGGTAGTCACAAGCTACCTTATTACATGAATTCTGATTATGATAATGAAGGAAACTTTTTTATGCTTGGAAAAAAAGGCTACAAAGGTTATGAAGTAATGCTGGAAGAAAAAGTTAAAGAACTCAATTTACAAAAAGAAGTTTTTGATTGTAAAAAAGGGGATATGCTGATTTGGCACGCTAATATTCTGCACGGCGGAGAACCACATACCAATAAAGATAAAACAAGAAAAAGTATGGTTTTTCATTTTTTTGATGAAAACTCGGTGTGCTACCACGAGATTACACAAAGACCTGCACTTTTCGAAAATTAA
- a CDS encoding M949_RS01915 family surface polysaccharide biosynthesis protein, with protein sequence MRKLLLPFCLLILIFIISCNPKEQNQTNEIETKDIDKKDSIIAVEVDSAQIPKSILYNGNLKKAVQWKDEVGENLVILSESGYHRNEKFKHEFDDSADFELFAYHFSLDKNNLQIWKMYDFVADCPVDIEAEFYPQFPIITDLDKNGIAEVWIMYKVGCHGDVSPVNLKLIMYEGNKKYAMRGENKIQFGANEYIGGEYKLDKAFDSAPSVFKDYAIQLWKENVYKN encoded by the coding sequence GTGAGAAAACTATTACTTCCTTTTTGCCTTTTAATATTAATTTTTATCATTAGTTGTAATCCCAAAGAACAAAATCAAACTAATGAAATCGAAACTAAAGACATTGATAAGAAAGATTCTATAATTGCAGTTGAAGTCGATTCAGCGCAGATTCCAAAATCAATTCTTTATAATGGAAATTTGAAAAAAGCAGTTCAATGGAAAGATGAAGTTGGAGAGAATCTGGTGATTCTTTCAGAGTCAGGTTATCACAGGAACGAAAAATTCAAACACGAATTTGATGACAGCGCAGACTTCGAATTGTTTGCTTACCATTTCAGTTTAGATAAAAATAATTTGCAGATTTGGAAAATGTACGATTTTGTGGCCGATTGTCCAGTTGATATCGAAGCCGAATTTTATCCTCAATTTCCAATCATTACAGATTTAGACAAAAACGGAATCGCTGAGGTTTGGATAATGTACAAAGTCGGTTGTCACGGCGATGTAAGTCCTGTCAATCTAAAATTAATAATGTACGAAGGCAACAAAAAATATGCAATGCGAGGTGAAAACAAAATTCAGTTTGGCGCTAATGAATACATAGGTGGAGAATATAAATTGGACAAAGCTTTCGACTCTGCACCTAGTGTTTTCAAAGATTACGCCATCCAATTGTGGAAAGAAAATGTTTACAAAAACTGA
- a CDS encoding type 1 glutamine amidotransferase domain-containing protein, which yields MKTKVLIFSVLFAFISMLNIASAQNKKSNKVMSKKILFVVTSHDKKGNTNEPTGYYLGEVSHPWEVLHSAGYDIDFVSPKGGKAPVDGLNLEDAVNKQFWENKEYRTKIENTMKPSDIDPSKYAAIFYAGGHGTMWDFPDNTELQNIARKIYENNGIVSAVCHGPSALVNLKLSNGKYLIEGKKVNAFTNEEETAVKLENVVPFLLENQLKERGAIFDKSGLWQNHVVADGRLITGQNPQSAKSVGEEILKQLKQK from the coding sequence ATGAAAACCAAAGTTTTAATCTTTTCTGTTCTATTTGCATTCATTTCGATGTTGAATATTGCAAGTGCACAGAACAAAAAATCTAACAAAGTTATGAGCAAAAAAATCTTATTCGTGGTGACAAGTCACGACAAAAAAGGCAATACAAACGAACCAACAGGATATTACCTTGGCGAAGTTTCCCATCCTTGGGAAGTTCTTCATTCTGCTGGTTATGACATCGATTTTGTAAGTCCAAAGGGTGGAAAAGCACCAGTTGACGGGCTTAATCTGGAAGATGCTGTCAATAAACAATTCTGGGAGAACAAAGAATACCGTACAAAAATCGAAAACACAATGAAGCCTTCCGACATTGATCCGTCAAAATATGCTGCAATCTTCTACGCCGGCGGACACGGAACAATGTGGGATTTTCCGGACAATACAGAATTACAGAATATTGCAAGAAAAATTTATGAAAACAATGGCATCGTAAGTGCTGTTTGCCACGGACCTTCTGCTCTTGTAAACCTCAAATTATCAAATGGAAAATATCTGATTGAAGGTAAAAAAGTGAATGCTTTCACCAATGAGGAAGAAACCGCTGTGAAGCTGGAAAATGTAGTTCCTTTCTTATTGGAAAATCAATTGAAAGAACGCGGAGCAATCTTTGATAAATCCGGGCTTTGGCAGAATCACGTAGTTGCAGACGGAAGATTAATCACCGGACAAAATCCGCAATCTGCAAAAAGTGTTGGTGAAGAAATTCTAAAGCAATTGAAACAGAAATAA
- a CDS encoding PH domain-containing protein has product MINDIKKFLNEDQDPKAVEKISEKVNDLLTNGETVEYIAVQNKPAINISPDSIVLTNKRILFFRSKSFGLVTDFNDYLWKDVAESHISEAILGSTFTMTAITGFIETIDYIPKSQARKLYQYAQGKEEQMIEYRREKELEERRAASGGIVVNTQNENQEKPAEPQETKSETPAEDPMETLLKLKAFLDNDLISLEDYETKKKEILNRM; this is encoded by the coding sequence ATGATCAACGATATAAAAAAATTCCTGAACGAAGACCAAGACCCAAAAGCAGTAGAGAAAATTAGTGAAAAAGTCAACGATTTATTAACCAATGGAGAAACTGTAGAATATATCGCAGTACAAAACAAACCTGCCATCAACATCTCTCCGGATTCTATTGTTCTTACGAATAAAAGAATCCTGTTTTTCCGCTCAAAATCATTTGGATTGGTGACGGATTTCAACGATTATCTTTGGAAAGATGTTGCGGAAAGTCATATCAGTGAGGCTATTTTAGGTTCTACTTTCACGATGACTGCAATCACAGGATTCATTGAAACAATAGATTATATTCCTAAATCTCAGGCCAGAAAACTCTATCAATATGCTCAAGGTAAAGAAGAGCAAATGATAGAATACCGAAGAGAAAAAGAACTTGAAGAAAGAAGAGCTGCATCAGGAGGAATTGTTGTCAATACGCAAAACGAAAACCAGGAAAAACCTGCAGAACCACAAGAAACTAAATCGGAGACACCAGCTGAAGATCCAATGGAAACGCTACTGAAACTAAAGGCATTTCTGGACAATGACTTGATATCTCTCGAAGATTACGAAACCAAAAAGAAAGAGATATTGAACAGAATGTAA
- a CDS encoding DoxX family protein has translation METTINNQFQQLFLRLALAITLLSAVADRFGFWGKNSAWGNWENFENYTKQITSFLPESMSIFGAYAATFLETVFALLLILGYKTKWTAIGTGFLLLMFALSMSITLGIKAPLDYSVWIGSTAAFLLSSQNQFHFSIDNKINNK, from the coding sequence ATGGAAACAACTATCAACAATCAGTTTCAACAATTATTTTTACGACTCGCTTTAGCTATCACACTTTTATCAGCTGTTGCGGACAGATTCGGGTTTTGGGGAAAAAATTCGGCTTGGGGCAACTGGGAGAACTTTGAGAATTACACCAAACAAATTACTTCTTTTCTGCCAGAATCTATGAGCATTTTCGGAGCTTATGCTGCAACATTTTTAGAAACAGTCTTCGCTCTACTTTTAATTCTTGGTTATAAAACCAAATGGACAGCCATTGGAACAGGCTTTCTTTTATTGATGTTCGCCTTGTCTATGAGCATCACTTTAGGTATCAAAGCACCACTCGATTATTCGGTTTGGATAGGCAGTACTGCAGCATTTTTATTATCTAGTCAAAATCAATTTCATTTCAGTATCGATAACAAAATCAATAATAAATAA
- a CDS encoding Crp/Fnr family transcriptional regulator yields the protein MSQIFKAHLDKFITITDEDFALILDYFEVKNFRKKEILLEEGQVCRQNYFVLKGLLRKFFINEKGIEQTTDFALETWWMTDNFSFERKAPADFSIQTVEKSEVLTISSDSQEKLLNDFPIMEKYFRIVYQRAFAANQRRVKYIFTYSKEDFYFSLLKQYPEFVQRVPQYLIASFLGFTPEYLSEIRKKTIS from the coding sequence ATGTCCCAAATCTTCAAAGCCCATCTCGATAAATTCATCACAATTACTGATGAGGATTTTGCTTTGATATTGGATTATTTTGAGGTTAAAAACTTTAGAAAGAAAGAAATTCTTCTAGAAGAAGGACAGGTTTGTCGGCAGAATTATTTTGTTTTGAAAGGTCTTCTCAGAAAGTTTTTCATCAACGAAAAAGGTATTGAACAAACCACAGATTTTGCTTTGGAAACCTGGTGGATGACCGATAATTTCTCGTTCGAGCGCAAAGCACCTGCAGACTTCAGTATTCAGACGGTGGAAAAATCGGAAGTTTTGACTATCAGTAGCGATTCTCAGGAGAAACTTCTCAATGATTTTCCAATCATGGAAAAGTATTTCAGGATTGTTTATCAAAGAGCTTTTGCCGCCAATCAACGGCGAGTCAAATATATTTTCACCTATTCCAAAGAAGACTTCTACTTCTCATTACTCAAACAATATCCTGAGTTTGTTCAGCGTGTTCCGCAATATCTCATCGCTTCTTTTCTCGGTTTCACACCGGAATATCTGAGCGAAATTCGAAAAAAGACTATTTCGTAA